A single region of the Halorussus salinus genome encodes:
- a CDS encoding alkaline phosphatase family protein, translated as MTLVVLGLDALDAALVDDFGHDVYRLSTHGKMESVAYMFDDRPHTGEVWPTVATGLHPSEHGITGGGESSWSNPVVELASRLIDPLNLKMGTRNKLGDVVENVTGASWELATVSDPTFFDGPNRVVHNWPGVHRNEELHRVWDVIEDGIRSGENNMPREVYERKIKGIAAEEFGWIREMLNHDLSLVASHIHVLDAFGHAYYDDRENLCAVYEWCQAHVQEILDEMDDDDEMLILSDHGMETTWTDGQNDPGTHSWRSFSASTLDTRPKDVHDVKSWVEAHVEDVTTEQSELDLPEEQLRQLGYIE; from the coding sequence ATGACGCTCGTCGTACTCGGACTCGACGCACTCGACGCCGCCCTCGTAGACGATTTCGGCCACGACGTGTACCGGCTCTCGACCCACGGGAAGATGGAGTCGGTCGCCTACATGTTCGACGACCGACCCCACACGGGCGAGGTATGGCCGACGGTCGCTACCGGTCTCCACCCGAGCGAACACGGTATCACCGGCGGCGGCGAGAGCAGTTGGAGCAATCCCGTCGTCGAACTCGCCTCTCGGCTCATCGACCCTCTCAATCTCAAGATGGGGACCCGAAACAAGTTGGGCGACGTCGTAGAGAACGTGACCGGTGCGAGTTGGGAACTCGCCACCGTTTCTGACCCGACGTTCTTCGACGGTCCAAACCGGGTCGTCCACAACTGGCCCGGCGTCCACCGAAACGAGGAGCTTCACCGGGTGTGGGACGTTATCGAAGACGGGATCCGGAGTGGCGAGAACAACATGCCCCGCGAGGTGTACGAGCGAAAAATAAAGGGCATCGCCGCCGAGGAGTTCGGCTGGATTCGCGAGATGCTGAATCACGACTTGTCGCTGGTCGCCTCGCACATCCACGTCCTCGACGCCTTCGGTCACGCCTACTACGACGACCGAGAGAACCTCTGTGCTGTCTACGAGTGGTGTCAGGCCCATGTGCAGGAGATTCTCGACGAGATGGATGACGACGACGAGATGCTGATTCTCAGCGACCACGGCATGGAGACGACATGGACCGACGGTCAGAACGACCCCGGAACCCACTCGTGGCGCTCGTTCTCGGCGAGTACGCTCGACACCCGACCAAAGGACGTTCACGACGTGAAGTCGTGGGTTGAGGCGCACGTTGAGGACGTGACCACCGAACAGTCGGAACTCGACCTCCCGGAGGAGCAACTTCGACAGCTTGGCTACATCGAATAA
- a CDS encoding glycosyltransferase family 4 protein, translated as MKILQVTPRYPPHTGGVETHVAEISERLAARGHDVTVFAADADEELPRRETRDGVRVRRFRGFAPGGAFHVAPGIWPAVRRADPDVVHAHNYHSLPVFFAALGTAVGASAGGESGDARFVVTPHYHGGSASGFRDKLLSLYRPLGGWALDRADELIAVSDWEREQLRADFGVEATVIPNGLNVERFADATPEERDRPYLLCVGRLDEYKGVQHAIRALPELPEYDLLVAGSGDFREELETVARREGVAERVTFLGYVADERLPGLYAGASAYILVSSFEAYGMTVAEALTSGTSCIVRTGSALDDWVSDPGVVGVETVDPSTIATAVGEAQDAVPSGTRVLTWETVVDEIEAQY; from the coding sequence ATGAAGATTCTACAGGTCACACCGCGCTACCCGCCCCACACCGGCGGCGTCGAGACCCACGTCGCCGAAATCAGCGAACGGCTGGCGGCCCGCGGCCACGACGTGACGGTGTTCGCGGCCGACGCCGACGAGGAGCTTCCGCGGCGCGAGACCCGCGACGGAGTTCGTGTGCGGCGGTTCCGCGGGTTCGCGCCCGGCGGCGCGTTCCACGTCGCGCCCGGTATCTGGCCCGCGGTCCGGCGGGCCGACCCGGACGTGGTTCACGCGCACAACTACCACTCGCTTCCCGTCTTCTTCGCGGCGCTCGGGACCGCAGTCGGGGCCAGCGCCGGAGGTGAAAGCGGGGACGCCCGGTTCGTCGTGACGCCCCACTACCACGGCGGGAGCGCGAGCGGGTTTCGGGACAAGTTGCTCTCGCTCTATCGGCCGCTGGGCGGGTGGGCGCTCGACCGCGCCGACGAGCTAATCGCCGTCAGCGACTGGGAGCGCGAGCAGTTGCGCGCGGACTTCGGCGTCGAAGCGACCGTGATTCCCAACGGACTGAACGTCGAGCGATTCGCCGACGCGACGCCCGAGGAGCGCGACCGACCGTACCTCCTCTGTGTCGGGCGACTGGACGAGTACAAGGGCGTCCAGCACGCGATTCGCGCCCTCCCGGAACTGCCCGAGTACGACCTGCTGGTCGCCGGGTCGGGGGACTTCCGCGAGGAACTGGAGACAGTCGCTCGTCGGGAGGGCGTCGCCGAGCGCGTGACGTTTCTGGGCTACGTCGCCGACGAGCGCCTGCCGGGGCTGTACGCCGGGGCCTCGGCGTATATTCTCGTCTCGTCGTTCGAGGCGTACGGCATGACCGTCGCCGAGGCGCTAACGAGTGGGACCTCCTGCATCGTCCGGACTGGAAGCGCACTCGACGACTGGGTGTCGGACCCCGGCGTTGTCGGCGTCGAGACGGTGGACCCTTCGACAATCGCGACCGCGGTCGGCGAGGCACAGGACGCCGTTCCCAGCGGCACACGAGTCCTGACTTGGGAGACCGTCGTGGACGAAATAGAGGCTCAGTACTGA
- a CDS encoding oligosaccharide flippase family protein, whose product MADAGDMNLGLESLKGFAGKILQAVLGFAGTIIFARVLGRSDFGGFYFLLSLVFIADRPIRGFGQAVEKRYSEAGARKREIAGGAILLTAAALVVAGVVVFALRDLLVQKTNLEQAPVVFVALFVAFGVFYPVQKMLGGEGWISKQTWNDTLRSVLTLPLQLLFVFAGFGAAGMGYGLAAATLLVVPVALYFLRIRPSVPSRSTVASLWSYARYSTVAAFVGKAYDRFDVLLLGTLLTTGAVGNYEAAYKLTVPATFLASVVASGLAPKVSNRHSKEQDVSIDVTNGVSYASLLSIPLFFGVLAIPRSLVVTAYGSEYAGAAVFLVGLALYQLLYSQTLMYQHALSGLDLPDVRMRIDMLTLAFNVVAGVALLTTIGAIGVVVATILAESARYAMSMLSVNRRIDGLDAFPRTLFEQVFAAGVMFVIVEAGQRAIVLRSWVQLGLLVGIGAVTYGVVLLVVSPGLRFTLSSVYRDATS is encoded by the coding sequence ATGGCGGACGCAGGCGACATGAATCTCGGGCTGGAGAGCCTGAAGGGATTCGCTGGTAAAATACTCCAAGCGGTCCTCGGCTTTGCGGGGACGATAATCTTCGCCCGCGTGCTCGGCCGGAGCGACTTCGGCGGGTTCTACTTCCTGCTGTCGCTGGTCTTCATCGCCGACCGGCCGATCAGAGGATTCGGACAGGCCGTGGAGAAGCGCTATTCCGAGGCCGGAGCGCGCAAGCGCGAAATCGCTGGCGGTGCGATACTCTTGACCGCGGCGGCGCTCGTCGTCGCTGGCGTCGTCGTCTTCGCATTGCGTGACCTACTCGTCCAGAAGACGAATCTCGAGCAGGCCCCGGTAGTATTCGTGGCATTGTTCGTCGCGTTCGGCGTCTTCTACCCGGTACAGAAGATGCTTGGGGGAGAGGGGTGGATATCGAAGCAGACGTGGAACGATACACTCCGGTCGGTGCTAACCCTGCCGCTCCAACTCCTGTTCGTGTTCGCGGGGTTCGGCGCGGCAGGGATGGGCTACGGACTCGCAGCGGCGACCCTGCTCGTCGTCCCGGTCGCGCTGTACTTCCTCCGAATCAGACCGAGCGTCCCCTCGCGCTCGACCGTCGCGTCGCTCTGGTCGTACGCTCGGTACAGCACGGTAGCCGCGTTCGTCGGCAAGGCCTACGACCGGTTCGACGTGCTTCTGCTCGGGACGCTCCTGACGACGGGCGCGGTCGGAAACTACGAGGCTGCGTACAAACTCACGGTTCCAGCGACGTTCCTCGCCAGCGTCGTCGCCTCCGGACTCGCGCCCAAGGTGTCGAACCGCCACTCGAAGGAACAAGACGTGAGTATCGACGTGACAAACGGAGTCTCGTACGCTAGCCTCCTGTCGATTCCTCTATTCTTCGGTGTGCTGGCGATTCCGAGATCGCTCGTCGTGACCGCCTACGGTTCCGAGTATGCTGGGGCGGCGGTGTTCCTCGTCGGTCTCGCGCTCTACCAGTTGCTCTACTCTCAAACTTTGATGTACCAGCACGCCCTCTCGGGGCTGGACCTCCCCGACGTCAGGATGCGAATCGACATGCTAACGCTCGCATTTAACGTCGTGGCTGGCGTCGCGTTGCTTACCACCATCGGTGCCATCGGCGTCGTTGTCGCCACTATCCTCGCCGAGAGCGCGAGGTACGCCATGTCGATGCTTTCGGTCAACAGACGCATCGACGGTCTCGACGCGTTCCCCCGGACGCTCTTCGAGCAGGTGTTCGCGGCGGGCGTGATGTTCGTCATCGTTGAGGCTGGACAGCGCGCCATCGTCCTGCGGTCGTGGGTGCAACTCGGTCTCTTGGTCGGCATTGGCGCGGTCACCTACGGCGTCGTGCTACTCGTGGTCAGCCCCGGATTGCGGTTCACGCTCTCGTCGGTCTATCGGGACGCGACGAGCTGA
- a CDS encoding glycosyltransferase, with translation MNSLVAAAGALVAATALPYLAYLALYAVVSPSGSPADKRDDEPSVSIVLPTYNESGIIEKKLDDVVSLDYPMEKVELVVVDSSDDETPELIAEYFADRAHPDLNLIREQERRGLAPALNDAYAAADNEMVVKTDCDSYVADDALREAAANLADPDVAAVTGQNAEVLGGSEVEAGYRGVQAHIQTLESHLDSTLIFHGPFSAFANDAIVPIDPNSLADDTELALKIRRGGDRVIFDPAVRYKEASHSDFGKRRLQKDRRGMGLIRLLAQHRDALGKYGNYGKLVLPFNWWFMVVSPWLVALDVLAVTAAGIAVAGPVGLAVPAALAGFVWLGQKDLLGPLQAVYAVFDSQVSLLHAAIELLRGKGDGTWEVDEELREAFD, from the coding sequence ATGAACTCTCTCGTGGCCGCCGCCGGGGCGCTCGTCGCCGCCACGGCGCTGCCGTATCTCGCGTATCTGGCCCTCTACGCCGTCGTCTCGCCGAGCGGGTCGCCCGCAGACAAGCGCGACGACGAACCGAGCGTCAGCATCGTCCTCCCGACGTACAACGAGTCGGGCATCATCGAGAAGAAACTCGACGACGTGGTGTCGCTGGACTACCCGATGGAGAAAGTCGAGTTGGTCGTCGTGGATTCGAGCGACGACGAGACGCCGGAACTGATAGCGGAGTACTTCGCCGACCGCGCCCACCCCGACCTGAACCTCATCCGCGAGCAGGAGCGCCGGGGACTCGCGCCCGCGCTCAACGACGCCTACGCCGCGGCCGACAACGAGATGGTCGTCAAGACCGACTGCGACTCCTACGTCGCCGACGACGCGCTCCGAGAAGCGGCCGCCAACCTCGCGGACCCCGACGTAGCCGCGGTCACGGGCCAGAACGCCGAGGTCCTCGGCGGGAGCGAGGTCGAGGCCGGGTATCGGGGCGTGCAGGCCCACATCCAGACGCTCGAATCGCACCTCGACTCGACGCTCATCTTCCACGGTCCCTTCTCGGCGTTCGCGAACGACGCCATCGTCCCCATCGACCCCAACTCGCTGGCCGACGACACCGAGTTGGCGCTCAAGATTCGCCGGGGCGGCGACCGCGTGATATTCGACCCCGCGGTCCGGTACAAGGAGGCCTCCCATTCGGACTTCGGCAAGCGCCGCCTCCAGAAGGACCGCCGCGGGATGGGGCTGATTCGCCTGCTCGCCCAGCACCGCGACGCGCTCGGCAAGTACGGTAACTACGGGAAGTTGGTCCTGCCGTTCAACTGGTGGTTCATGGTCGTCTCGCCGTGGTTGGTCGCGCTCGACGTGTTGGCCGTGACCGCGGCCGGAATCGCGGTCGCGGGCCCGGTCGGACTCGCGGTCCCGGCCGCGCTCGCCGGGTTCGTCTGGCTCGGTCAGAAAGACCTGCTTGGACCGCTTCAGGCAGTCTACGCGGTCTTCGACTCGCAGGTCTCGCTGCTCCACGCCGCGATAGAACTCCTCCGCGGGAAGGGCGACGGGACGTGGGAAGTGGACGAGGAGCTACGGGAAGCGTTCGACTGA
- a CDS encoding archaellin/type IV pilin N-terminal domain-containing protein — translation MTRNYLSAVKDRIEGAVNDRGQVGIGTLIVFIAMVLVAAIAAGVLINTAGFLQTKSEQTGQESSAQVSNRVQVVSAFGDVANERVETINLTVMRGSGSDDINLSSATIEWIGPEKATTLVHNNKEPKTLNGTEFNVSSIKDPDGSEPVLNTQDDRFKITMDATAISSALGEGEEVKLKLTTQYGAVTLYRANVPQSLSQESAVTV, via the coding sequence ATGACACGGAATTATCTCTCGGCGGTAAAAGATAGAATCGAGGGCGCGGTCAACGACCGCGGTCAGGTGGGTATCGGTACGCTCATCGTCTTCATCGCGATGGTGCTGGTCGCCGCAATCGCGGCGGGCGTGCTCATCAATACGGCAGGATTCCTCCAGACCAAGTCCGAACAGACTGGTCAGGAGAGCAGCGCACAGGTCTCGAACCGCGTGCAGGTCGTCAGCGCGTTCGGTGACGTCGCCAACGAACGAGTCGAAACCATTAATCTGACGGTCATGCGCGGCTCCGGGTCCGACGACATCAATCTCTCGTCAGCCACGATAGAGTGGATCGGTCCGGAGAAGGCAACGACACTGGTCCACAACAACAAGGAACCGAAGACGCTGAACGGGACCGAATTCAACGTCAGTTCCATCAAGGACCCCGACGGCTCCGAGCCGGTACTGAACACGCAGGACGACCGATTCAAGATTACGATGGACGCGACCGCAATCTCCAGTGCCCTCGGTGAGGGCGAGGAGGTCAAACTCAAGCTCACTACCCAGTACGGCGCAGTGACGCTCTATCGTGCGAACGTGCCCCAGTCGCTCTCCCAAGAGAGCGCGGTCACGGTCTAA
- a CDS encoding sulfatase — translation MKPNVLLIVLDSVRAGNTSLHGHEHETTPFLETFAEEATVYEQARSPGTWSLPSHTSMFTGLHVEEHGVTRAKHSLRPGHTIFESLRDDHGYETGVFSENTWITDMDVGLKDAFDTVEGARNLPYPDAVDPSNFVLTEGQGQYLAYLKHCLDSDSTAQSLANGVVTKLAWDYPRYLPDSLTASTPAEVYADLFLDWEDERDGPWAACINFMDGHLPYEPDAGHDGWGGEQLRDLQEEMTDQVWEFNGGQRPWWQRKALEGLYDGTIHQMDNQIGRVVQTLKQRDELDDTLVVVTSDHGEGFGEPSRVRPGARVAAHGAGIHEALLHVPLVVRAPGQRESERVDSVASLTQFPEAVHAALDDEWEDDAFVPDGPVVASSHGLEEPMEERAKKYCGDLWRFNGDAYAVYRDDEEFVRKDVTWRDEAASVLVCDAKAASKTGTDEARERVEEVYETIEDLGVRDESEGMGDVDEATQKRLEDLGYV, via the coding sequence ATGAAGCCGAACGTCCTCCTGATAGTCCTCGACAGTGTCCGGGCGGGCAACACGAGCCTGCACGGACACGAACACGAGACAACGCCGTTTCTCGAGACGTTCGCCGAGGAGGCGACGGTCTACGAGCAGGCCCGGTCGCCCGGCACGTGGAGTCTTCCGAGCCACACCAGCATGTTCACCGGCCTTCACGTGGAAGAACACGGCGTGACGCGGGCGAAACACTCTCTCCGTCCGGGTCACACGATCTTCGAGAGTCTCCGCGACGACCACGGCTACGAGACGGGCGTCTTTTCGGAGAACACGTGGATTACCGACATGGACGTGGGGCTGAAAGATGCTTTCGACACTGTCGAGGGTGCCCGAAATCTCCCGTACCCCGACGCGGTGGACCCGAGTAACTTCGTGCTGACCGAGGGACAGGGGCAGTATCTCGCGTATCTCAAGCATTGTCTCGACAGCGATTCGACCGCACAGTCGCTGGCCAACGGCGTCGTCACGAAACTTGCGTGGGACTATCCACGTTACCTCCCTGACTCGCTCACCGCGAGTACGCCCGCAGAGGTGTACGCCGACCTTTTCCTCGACTGGGAGGACGAGCGCGACGGCCCGTGGGCCGCCTGCATCAACTTCATGGACGGCCACCTCCCCTACGAACCCGACGCCGGTCACGACGGCTGGGGCGGCGAGCAACTCCGAGACCTCCAAGAGGAGATGACCGACCAAGTGTGGGAGTTCAACGGCGGGCAACGTCCGTGGTGGCAGCGCAAGGCGCTGGAAGGGCTGTACGACGGAACCATCCACCAGATGGACAACCAAATCGGTCGCGTCGTGCAGACGTTGAAGCAACGCGACGAACTCGACGACACGCTGGTCGTCGTCACGTCCGACCACGGCGAAGGGTTCGGCGAGCCGAGTCGCGTCCGACCCGGCGCACGTGTCGCGGCCCACGGCGCTGGCATCCACGAGGCGCTTCTCCACGTCCCGCTGGTCGTTCGCGCACCCGGTCAGCGCGAGAGTGAACGCGTCGATAGCGTCGCGTCGCTCACGCAGTTCCCGGAAGCGGTTCACGCCGCACTCGACGACGAGTGGGAAGACGACGCGTTCGTCCCTGACGGACCGGTCGTGGCCTCCTCGCACGGTCTCGAAGAACCGATGGAGGAGCGCGCCAAGAAGTACTGCGGCGACCTCTGGCGGTTCAACGGCGACGCGTATGCAGTGTATCGCGACGATGAGGAGTTCGTCCGCAAGGACGTAACGTGGCGCGACGAGGCGGCGTCGGTTCTCGTTTGCGACGCGAAGGCCGCGAGCAAGACGGGTACCGACGAAGCACGCGAGAGAGTCGAAGAAGTGTACGAGACTATCGAAGACCTCGGGGTACGCGACGAGAGCGAAGGGATGGGTGACGTAGACGAGGCGACGCAGAAACGACTCGAAGACCTCGGGTACGTCTGA
- a CDS encoding sulfatase-like hydrolase/transferase — protein MTNIALVVLDTLRKDVFDEYFDWLPGRRFEHAYSTSHRTVPAHASLFTGKYASEIGVGGEHEHLDCEEQVLAEQLQSVGYTTRAFSANPYVSQQFGYDRGFEHFGGSWRLDSFDDDVFDWGVFIANSQDEGPIRYARALWNCVVSDCDTLQSLAHGATLKLYDTGVGPFEMDDGAKNALDVVRNTPFGDDEFFFLNLMEAHAPYNPPSEFRTVEEPEFDGISATLGDDNNVDTDRLRQSYEDSVRYLSDVYRDIFAELRSEFDYVITLADHGELLGEHGAWNHCYGVFPELTHVPLVVSSDEHEVIRDRTVVSLLDVHRTVLDLAGVSGDSRGRDLLDDPESGAFLAEYRGLTPRQLDRLEGEGFDYETLTAYDEPLDGLAAPKDYYGYETRDGFIETGTSRSSNPWERLDALRDELSRDEASGARGDVSDSVLKQLEDLGYT, from the coding sequence ATGACCAACATCGCTCTCGTCGTTCTCGACACTCTGCGGAAGGATGTCTTTGACGAGTACTTCGACTGGTTACCCGGTCGACGATTCGAGCATGCGTACTCAACGAGTCATCGAACCGTTCCAGCACACGCCTCGCTGTTTACGGGCAAGTACGCGAGCGAGATCGGCGTCGGTGGTGAACACGAACACCTCGACTGCGAGGAGCAGGTCTTGGCCGAGCAGCTCCAGAGCGTCGGTTACACCACTCGCGCGTTCAGTGCTAATCCCTACGTTTCACAGCAGTTCGGCTACGACCGAGGGTTCGAACACTTTGGGGGTAGTTGGCGACTCGACTCGTTTGACGACGACGTGTTCGACTGGGGCGTATTCATCGCCAACTCGCAGGACGAAGGACCGATCCGATACGCACGCGCGCTCTGGAACTGTGTCGTCTCGGACTGCGACACCCTTCAGTCGCTCGCGCACGGCGCGACGCTGAAACTCTACGACACGGGGGTCGGACCATTCGAGATGGACGATGGAGCGAAGAACGCGCTCGACGTCGTCCGGAACACGCCGTTTGGCGACGACGAGTTCTTCTTCCTGAATCTGATGGAGGCCCACGCGCCGTACAACCCGCCGTCCGAGTTCCGGACCGTTGAGGAACCCGAGTTCGACGGCATCAGCGCGACGCTCGGAGACGACAACAACGTGGACACGGACCGTCTTCGCCAGAGTTACGAAGATAGCGTCCGGTATCTCTCGGACGTTTACCGCGACATCTTCGCGGAGCTTCGAAGCGAGTTCGACTACGTAATCACGCTCGCGGACCACGGCGAACTGCTCGGCGAACACGGCGCGTGGAACCACTGTTACGGCGTCTTCCCTGAACTCACCCATGTCCCGCTAGTGGTCTCCAGCGACGAACACGAAGTCATCCGAGACCGAACGGTAGTGAGCCTCCTCGACGTCCACAGGACGGTCCTCGACCTCGCTGGCGTGTCCGGCGACTCCCGCGGCCGCGACCTGCTGGACGACCCCGAATCGGGAGCGTTCCTCGCCGAGTACCGAGGGCTGACGCCGCGGCAACTCGACCGACTCGAAGGCGAGGGGTTCGACTACGAGACGCTCACCGCCTACGACGAACCGCTCGACGGTCTCGCGGCCCCCAAGGACTACTACGGGTACGAGACCCGTGACGGATTCATCGAGACGGGGACGTCGCGGTCTTCGAATCCGTGGGAACGGCTTGACGCGCTCAGGGACGAGTTGTCCCGCGACGAAGCAAGCGGCGCTCGCGGCGACGTCTCCGACTCGGTACTTAAGCAACTGGAAGACCTCGGATACACATGA
- a CDS encoding glycosyltransferase family 2 protein, which produces MYDNISIVVPTARDEIHTTDTVPSEAEVVVRRDDGLNVARNAGVEAASNDWIVIADDDIDFPSTTVAETIDRIDERTLAGLADFPPLRWIIGRLMIFHRDLWRAVGGFDETRHHGGDTDFAIRVEKIGGTIVRLDREAVPHYDEDTGDGMSTTEHFEWLAYLTRRHPTVFGPVATRIVSQKVRRTLPV; this is translated from the coding sequence ATGTACGACAACATCTCTATCGTCGTTCCGACCGCCCGTGACGAGATTCATACTACCGACACGGTACCGTCTGAGGCTGAAGTCGTCGTCCGTCGGGACGACGGCCTCAACGTCGCTCGAAACGCTGGCGTAGAAGCCGCGAGCAACGACTGGATCGTCATCGCTGACGACGATATCGACTTCCCGAGCACGACGGTCGCCGAAACAATCGACAGAATCGACGAACGGACGCTCGCCGGACTCGCCGACTTTCCGCCGCTTCGGTGGATAATCGGGCGATTGATGATCTTCCACAGGGACCTCTGGCGCGCCGTCGGCGGGTTCGATGAGACGAGACACCACGGCGGTGACACTGATTTCGCTATCAGGGTCGAGAAGATCGGCGGAACCATCGTCCGACTCGACCGCGAGGCCGTTCCGCACTACGACGAGGACACCGGCGACGGGATGTCCACCACGGAACACTTCGAGTGGCTCGCTTATCTCACTCGCCGCCATCCGACTGTCTTCGGTCCGGTCGCCACGAGAATCGTCAGCCAGAAAGTCCGAAGAACGCTCCCGGTCTAA